The genomic segment AGCCTGGCCGACAGCATTGTGGAAAACTGGTTTGAACTGCTGACCGAAATCCCCATGGAAGAAATCAAGCAGATGATGGCCGATGTGAAGTCTGGCAAGATGAATCCCAACGAAGCAAAGCATCGCCTGGCCATCGACATCGTAACTCAGTACTACGGTGCCGAAGCTGCGGAAGCCGCCGCTGCTCACGAAAAGGAAGTTCATAGCGGTAATGCAATCCCCAGCGACGCTGCTGAATGCTCTGTTGCAGCCGGCTCCTACGGTGCCCTCGATCTCCTTGTGGAAGTGAAGGCTTTTGCTTCCAAGGGTGAAGCTCGTCGCATGGTCCAGAACGGTGGTGTAAAGATCGGTGGCGAAAAGCTTGCCGATCCTCAGTCCCAGATCGAAATCAAGGGCGGCGACGAACTCCTTATCCAGGTGGGTAAGCGCAAGTTCTACAAGGTGAACTTCTAAGTTTCGCGCAGTTTCCTTAACGGTAGTTTATGCCTCAAGAAATCCTCATCCTCGGTCTTAATCCTGCCTGGCAGCGCTTGTTCTTCCTGGACAAGTTCGAAGTGGGCGAGGTCCATCGTATTTCCAAGGTTGAGGAATACGCTTCGGGCAAGGGCATCAACTGTGGCCGTGTGCTGCAGCTCCTTGGCGGAACTCCGCTCCTGATGCATTTCCTGGGCGACCAGCATGGTTCCCGTATCTATGACGAAATCTCGGCCTGTGGCATTCAGCAGGCTCCTGTCTGGATTAAGGAACCGACCCGCATTTGTACGACTATCGTAAGCGGTGGAGAATCCACCGAGCTTATCGAACCGTCTCCCGTTCTTACGGAATCTGAGAACAACGATTTCATTCAGACTTTGAACGAGTATTGGAGCACGACGCAGTGTGTCGCCCTTTGTGGTTCGTTCCCCAAGGGCTTTGACGTGAGCCAGATAAATACTCTGGACTTTGCCGGCAAGAAGATTTTCGTTGACGCAATCAAGGATATCGACGTGTGGCTGGAGAAGGGTGTCGAACTCCTGAAAATCAACATGCAGGAATATTGCACTCTTCTTGAAGACATGGGCATCCCTATCGTTCTTTCTAGCCCCCAGTTCTGGAAGATGTCTGCCACGGCGGTTCTTGAACGACTTCCTATCAACAACCTGGTGATTACCGATAAGGAAGGTCCGGTTCGCGCCTTCCGTCTGGTAGAAAAGAAGTTTCAAGGAATTGAGCTTCAGCCGCCAACCATCCAGATGAAAAACGATATTGGCGCCGGTGATTCCTTCTTTGCCGGTTGGCTCCTTGCCGATAGCATGGGTCTTGATTTTGAACAGTGCCTGGTTAAGGCAACCTCTGTCGCCGTCGCACGCTGTGAAGTGGAACG from the Fibrobacter sp. genome contains:
- the tyrS gene encoding tyrosine--tRNA ligase → DFSKVTELMGQFTVAQMLEREDFHNRYTANTPISLHEFMYPMMQGYDSVAIKSDVELGGTDQKFNVLRGRDLQIFEGMEPQIGLFMPILLGTDGKVKMSKSIGNYVGLNEAPDVMYHKIYSLADSIVENWFELLTEIPMEEIKQMMADVKSGKMNPNEAKHRLAIDIVTQYYGAEAAEAAAAHEKEVHSGNAIPSDAAECSVAAGSYGALDLLVEVKAFASKGEARRMVQNGGVKIGGEKLADPQSQIEIKGGDELLIQVGKRKFYKVNF
- a CDS encoding PfkB family carbohydrate kinase, translating into MPQEILILGLNPAWQRLFFLDKFEVGEVHRISKVEEYASGKGINCGRVLQLLGGTPLLMHFLGDQHGSRIYDEISACGIQQAPVWIKEPTRICTTIVSGGESTELIEPSPVLTESENNDFIQTLNEYWSTTQCVALCGSFPKGFDVSQINTLDFAGKKIFVDAIKDIDVWLEKGVELLKINMQEYCTLLEDMGIPIVLSSPQFWKMSATAVLERLPINNLVITDKEGPVRAFRLVEKKFQGIELQPPTIQMKNDIGAGDSFFAGWLLADSMGLDFEQCLVKATSVAVARCEVERPWNLKLERVSELEAALADSIEKME